A genomic region of Oncorhynchus mykiss isolate Arlee chromosome 4, USDA_OmykA_1.1, whole genome shotgun sequence contains the following coding sequences:
- the antiprot1 gene encoding alpha-1-antiproteinase-like protein precursor: MWGISYCTIVAVLLCVALAAPHDGDHAGHTEDHHHHLHHIAGEAHPQHSHGDEESCHKLAPHNADFAFTLYRSLSKANTENMNIFFSPLGIATSLAMLSLGAKGDTHSQLYSTLGYGAFTPEQVNNAYEHLYHMLGHTGEAMQLDMGNALALRDGFKPLAKFLEDAKHFYASEGFTVDFKNPAEATAEINKFIAKKTQDKITDMVKDLDPDTAMMLINYVFFRGKWDKPFDATLTHKADFKVDENTKVQVDMMKRTGRYELYQDQDNFTTVVILPYKGNSSMMVVLPNDGKMEHVEAFINKDYLKHVHEHLFRTNVDIFMPKFSTSTSYSLGDHLKDMGVVSAFGDSADFSAISEDTKLKVSKVTHKAVLSVDEKGTEAAAVTTIEIMPMSLPDTIMLNRPFLLFILEDSTKSIVFMGKVTNPSSK, from the exons ATGTGGGGTATATCTTATTGTACGATAGTGGCTGTGCTGCTCTGCGTGGCCTTGGCAGCGCCCCATGACGGGGACCACGCCGGTCACACAGaagaccaccaccaccacctccaccacatcGCTGGCGAGGCCCACCCTCAGCACAGCCACGGGGACGAAGAGTCCTGCCACAAGCTGGCGCCCCACAACGCAGACTTCGCCTTCACCCTGTACAGGAGCCTGAGCAAAGCCAACACCGAGAACATGAAtattttcttctctcctctgggCATTGCCACTAGTCTGGCTATGCTGTCCCTTGGGGCTAAGGGAGACACCCACAGCCAGCTGTACTCCACTCTGGGCTACGGCGCATTCACACCGGAGCAGGTGAACAATGCTTACGAGCACCTGTACCACATGTTGGGCCACACTGGGGAGGCCATGCAGCTGGACATGGGCAATGCCTTAGCTCTGAGGGACGGCTTCAAGCCCCTAGCCAAGTTCCTCGAGGACGCCAAGCACTTCTACGCCAGCGAAGGCTTCACGGTCGACTTCAAGAACCCAGCTGAGGCTACCGCCGAGATCAACAAGTTCATCGCCAAGAAGACCCAGGACAAGATCACGGACATGGTGAAGGATCTGGACCCTGATACGGCCATGATGCTCATCAACTACGTCTTCTTCAGAG GGAAGTGGGATAAGCCCTTCGATGCCACGCTGACCCACAAGGCTGACTTCAAAGTGGACGAGAACACCAAGGTGCAGGTGGACATGATGAAGAGGACGGGTCGTTATGAGTTGTATCAGGACCAGGATAACTTCACCACCGTGGTCATACTGCCTTACAAAGGCAACTCCTCAATGATGGTGGTCCTGCCCAATGATGGAAAGATGGAGCATGTGGAGGCCTTCATCAACAAGGACTACCTGAAGCACGTGCACGAGCACCTGTTCAGGAC CAATGTGGATATCTTCATGCCCAagttctccacctctacctcgtACTCCCTGGGAGATCATCTGAAAGACATGGGTGTGGTCAGTGCCTTCGGTGACTCAGCTGACTTCTCTGCCATCTCTGAGGATACCAAACTGAAGGTGTCCAAG GTTACCCACAAGGCTGTGCTGAGCGTAGATGAGAAGGGGACTGAGGCGGCCGCTGTAACTACGATAGAGATCATGCCTATGTCTCTCCCAGACACCATCATGCTCAACAGGCCCTTCCTGCTCTTCATCCTGGAGGACTCTACCAAGAGCATTGTCTTCATGGGCAAAGTCACCAATCCCAGCTCCAAATGA